Proteins encoded together in one Janthinobacterium tructae window:
- a CDS encoding DMT family transporter, with translation MLVAVAMFSLMDTAMKLLSAHYPAMQVTALRALSSLPLVCLYLLYRGAFKNVLKVRWPLHLLRGALGVLMITLFAYGLKRMSLAETYALFFVAPLLITVLSVFILKEKVDVARWCAIAVGLLGVLVALRPDGSGFFSLAGLAVLGSAACYAISAVTGRILSRTDASESMVFWLMVMMAIGGVALSAHEWVSIRREDWWLLAGLSVSGFLGQLAITEAFRFGKASSVAPFEYSALAWGMALDWLLWCALPDEYTLIGAAIIIGSGIYLVRREAVHAESEHP, from the coding sequence ATGCTGGTCGCTGTCGCCATGTTTTCCCTGATGGACACAGCCATGAAGCTGCTGTCCGCCCATTATCCCGCCATGCAGGTGACGGCCTTGCGCGCCCTGTCGTCCTTGCCGCTCGTGTGCCTGTACCTGCTGTACCGCGGCGCTTTCAAGAACGTGCTGAAGGTGCGCTGGCCGCTGCACTTGCTGCGCGGCGCGCTGGGCGTGCTGATGATCACCCTGTTCGCCTACGGCTTGAAGCGCATGTCGCTGGCCGAAACGTATGCGCTGTTCTTCGTCGCGCCCTTGCTGATCACGGTCCTGTCGGTTTTTATTTTGAAGGAAAAAGTCGATGTCGCGCGCTGGTGCGCCATCGCCGTGGGGCTGCTGGGCGTGCTGGTGGCGCTGCGCCCGGACGGCTCGGGATTCTTTTCGCTGGCCGGCCTTGCCGTGCTGGGTTCGGCCGCCTGCTACGCCATTTCGGCCGTCACGGGACGCATCCTGAGCCGCACGGACGCCAGCGAAAGCATGGTCTTCTGGCTGATGGTGATGATGGCCATCGGCGGCGTGGCCCTGTCGGCGCATGAGTGGGTGAGCATCCGCCGCGAAGACTGGTGGCTGCTGGCGGGCCTGTCCGTCAGCGGCTTCCTGGGGCAGCTGGCCATCACGGAGGCATTTCGCTTTGGCAAGGCGTCCAGCGTGGCGCCGTTCGAATACTCGGCCCTGGCCTGGGGCATGGCCCTGGACTGGCTGCTGTGGTGCGCCTTGCCCGACGAATACACCCTGATCGGCGCGGCCATCATCATCGGCAGCGGGATTTACCTGGTGCGGCGCGAAGCCGTACACGCCGAGAGCGAACATCCATGA
- the lpxC gene encoding UDP-3-O-acyl-N-acetylglucosamine deacetylase, with product MLKQRTIKQQVRTIGVGLHSGTKVELTLRPAAIDTGIVFRRIDLDPIVEFPASAMAVGDTRMASVLIKDGARVSTVEHLMSAAAGLGVDNMYIDVNAEEIPIMDGSASSFVYLLQQAGVEEQQAPKKFIKVIKPVEVRHGKGDAEKWARLSPYDGFKLDFFIEFNHPAVDGTMQRASVDFGDVSYVHDVARARTFGFMQDVESLRGMGLARGGSLENAIVMDEYRILNADGLRYEDEFVRHKILDAIGDLYLVGHPLLAYYTAHKSGHALNNQLLLALLEQPEAYEIVSFDTNEAAPQSYLRQMEREWSLT from the coding sequence ATGTTAAAACAACGCACTATCAAACAACAGGTCCGCACCATCGGTGTCGGTTTGCACTCTGGCACCAAGGTCGAGCTGACCTTGCGTCCCGCCGCGATCGATACGGGCATCGTGTTTCGCCGCATCGACCTCGATCCCATCGTCGAGTTTCCCGCCAGCGCCATGGCCGTGGGCGATACGCGCATGGCTTCCGTGCTGATCAAGGATGGCGCCAGGGTTTCTACCGTGGAGCATCTGATGTCGGCTGCGGCCGGCCTGGGCGTCGATAATATGTACATCGACGTGAATGCGGAAGAAATTCCCATCATGGATGGTTCCGCCTCGTCCTTCGTCTACCTGCTGCAGCAGGCTGGCGTGGAAGAGCAGCAGGCGCCGAAGAAATTCATCAAGGTCATCAAGCCGGTGGAAGTGCGTCATGGCAAGGGTGACGCGGAGAAATGGGCGCGCTTGTCGCCGTACGACGGCTTCAAGCTCGACTTCTTCATCGAATTCAATCATCCGGCCGTCGATGGCACGATGCAGCGCGCCTCCGTCGACTTTGGCGACGTGTCGTATGTGCACGACGTGGCGCGCGCGCGCACCTTTGGTTTCATGCAGGACGTGGAAAGCTTGCGCGGCATGGGCCTGGCGCGTGGCGGTTCGCTGGAAAACGCCATCGTCATGGATGAATACCGCATCCTCAACGCCGATGGCTTGCGCTATGAAGACGAGTTCGTGCGCCACAAGATCCTCGACGCCATCGGCGACCTGTACCTGGTGGGCCACCCCTTGCTGGCGTATTACACGGCGCACAAGTCCGGCCACGCACTGAACAACCAGCTGCTGCTGGCGCTGCTGGAACAGCCGGAAGCGTATGAAATCGTCTCGTTCGATACCAACGAGGCGGCGCCGCAATCCTACTTACGCCAGATGGAGCGCGAGTGGTCGTTGACGTAG
- a CDS encoding DciA family protein, protein MRTPTYSPAPRRGYGFARSGPAVTGATDFLRGNATMASLMPTVTRLAALQKDCARALPAMFEHCDILQFESGQLVLATPNAALAAKLKQQLPKLQGELERKGWQISGIKLKVQVIRSIAPIVHTRALVLPEKAMTALEELSTALPASKQNEQLIAALRNMLRHHREPKD, encoded by the coding sequence ATGCGAACTCCTACCTACTCTCCGGCGCCGCGCCGTGGCTACGGCTTTGCCCGTTCAGGCCCGGCCGTCACTGGCGCAACCGATTTTCTGCGCGGCAACGCCACGATGGCATCCCTGATGCCCACCGTCACGCGCCTGGCCGCCCTGCAAAAAGATTGCGCCAGGGCCTTGCCGGCGATGTTCGAGCATTGCGACATCCTGCAATTTGAAAGCGGCCAGCTGGTGCTGGCCACGCCGAACGCGGCGCTGGCGGCCAAGCTCAAGCAGCAATTACCGAAATTGCAAGGGGAACTGGAAAGAAAGGGCTGGCAGATTTCAGGCATCAAGCTGAAAGTGCAGGTCATCAGGAGCATCGCGCCCATCGTGCATACACGGGCGCTGGTCTTGCCGGAAAAAGCCATGACGGCCCTGGAAGAGCTGAGCACGGCCCTGCCCGCGTCGAAGCAGAACGAGCAATTGATCGCGGCGCTGCGCAATATGCTGCGCCACCACCGCGAACCTAAAGATTAA
- the secA gene encoding preprotein translocase subunit SecA translates to MSLLTQIFGSRNQRLLKQYQKTVREINALEPAIEKLSDAELQAKTPAFKERIAAGESLDALLPEAFAVCREASKRVLRMRHFDVQMIGGMVLHFGKIAEMGTGEGKTLMATLPAYLNALSGKGVHIVTVNDYLAQRDAETMGRLYAWLGLSTGVNMSQMEHSAKQQAYNSDITYGTNNEFGFDFLRDNMVYEARERVQRSLNFGIVDEVDSILIDEARTPLIISGQAENHTDLYYKINEVPALLTLQIGEETPDGKGKVDVPGDYTKDEKAHQVLLTEAGHEKAERILMEMGLLPEGASLYDSANISLVHHLYAALRAHALYFKDQHYVVQNSEVVIVDEFTGRLMTGRRWSDGLHQAVEAKEGVKIQNENQTLASITFQNYFRMYAKLAGMTGTADTEAYEFQEIYGLETVVIPQNRPLQRKDRQDQVYKSSAEKYNAMLNDIRDCYERGQPVLVGTTSIENSELLSGILTKAGLPHNVLNAKQHAREAEIIAQAGRPKAITIATNMAGRGTDIVLGGNVENQIKFIEANAELSDADKAAQSQKLRDEWQSLHDHVVNAGGLHIIGTERHESRRVDNQLRGRAGRQGDPGSSRFYLSLDDALLRIFAGDRVRAVMDRLKMPEGEPIEAGIVSRSIESAQRKVEARNFDIRKQLLEYDDVANDQRKVIYQQRNELLETTDISEMIGSLRHGVFTDLVHEYVPHESVEEQWDIKGLENTLSSEWQLDLPLQQMLEADSTLTDEEILEKVLVAADAVYQSKIDIVGKESFGGFERNVMLQSVDSHWREHLAALDHLRQGIHLRGYAQKNPKQEYKREAFELFGQMLDMIKNDVTKHVMTVRIQSREEVDAAEQAMQQSHVENVHYQHAEFDPNAAPEELLAPAAGGNTDNVDDMSVSMGVKVGRNDPCPCGSGKKYKACHGKLA, encoded by the coding sequence ATGTCATTACTGACCCAGATTTTCGGTAGCCGCAACCAGCGGCTGCTCAAGCAATACCAAAAAACGGTACGCGAGATCAATGCGCTCGAGCCGGCCATCGAAAAGCTGTCGGATGCCGAGCTGCAAGCGAAGACGCCTGCCTTCAAGGAACGCATCGCCGCTGGCGAATCGCTCGATGCCTTGTTGCCCGAAGCATTTGCCGTCTGCCGCGAGGCCAGCAAGCGCGTCCTGCGCATGCGCCACTTCGATGTGCAGATGATCGGCGGCATGGTCTTGCATTTCGGCAAGATCGCGGAGATGGGCACGGGCGAGGGCAAGACCCTGATGGCCACCTTGCCAGCCTACCTGAATGCCTTGTCGGGCAAGGGCGTGCATATCGTGACCGTCAATGATTACCTGGCGCAGCGCGATGCCGAGACCATGGGCCGCCTGTATGCGTGGCTGGGCCTGTCGACTGGCGTGAACATGTCGCAGATGGAGCACAGCGCCAAGCAGCAGGCGTACAACTCCGACATCACGTATGGCACGAATAACGAATTCGGTTTCGACTTCTTGCGCGACAACATGGTCTACGAAGCGCGCGAGCGCGTGCAGCGCAGCCTGAACTTCGGCATCGTCGATGAGGTCGACTCGATCCTGATCGATGAAGCGCGTACGCCGTTGATCATTTCGGGCCAGGCCGAGAACCACACGGACCTGTATTACAAGATCAATGAAGTGCCTGCACTGCTGACTTTGCAGATCGGCGAAGAAACGCCGGACGGCAAGGGCAAGGTTGACGTGCCGGGCGACTATACCAAGGATGAAAAGGCGCACCAGGTGCTGCTGACGGAAGCGGGCCACGAAAAGGCCGAGCGCATCCTGATGGAAATGGGCCTGCTGCCGGAAGGCGCTTCGCTGTACGATTCGGCCAACATCAGCCTCGTGCATCACCTGTATGCGGCCCTGCGCGCGCATGCGCTGTACTTCAAGGATCAGCACTACGTGGTGCAGAACAGTGAAGTCGTCATCGTCGATGAATTCACGGGCCGTCTGATGACGGGCCGCCGCTGGTCCGATGGCTTGCACCAGGCCGTCGAAGCGAAAGAAGGCGTCAAGATTCAGAACGAGAACCAGACCCTGGCCTCGATCACCTTCCAGAACTACTTCCGCATGTACGCCAAGCTGGCCGGCATGACCGGTACGGCCGATACCGAAGCATACGAATTCCAGGAAATTTACGGCCTGGAAACGGTCGTGATCCCGCAAAATCGTCCGTTGCAGCGCAAGGACCGCCAGGATCAGGTCTACAAATCGTCGGCGGAAAAATACAACGCGATGTTGAACGACATCCGCGACTGCTACGAGCGCGGCCAGCCCGTGCTGGTCGGTACGACCTCGATCGAGAACTCGGAATTGCTGTCGGGCATCCTGACCAAGGCCGGTTTGCCGCACAACGTGCTGAACGCGAAGCAGCATGCCCGCGAAGCCGAAATCATCGCCCAGGCAGGCCGTCCGAAAGCCATCACCATCGCCACCAACATGGCCGGTCGCGGTACGGACATCGTGTTGGGCGGCAACGTCGAGAACCAGATCAAGTTCATCGAAGCCAATGCTGAACTGAGCGATGCCGACAAGGCCGCCCAGTCGCAGAAGCTGCGCGATGAATGGCAATCCTTGCATGACCACGTGGTCAATGCGGGCGGTTTGCACATCATCGGTACCGAACGCCACGAATCGCGTCGCGTCGACAATCAGCTGCGTGGCCGTGCCGGTCGCCAGGGCGATCCGGGTTCGTCGCGCTTCTACCTGTCGCTCGACGATGCGCTGCTGCGCATTTTCGCCGGCGACCGCGTGCGCGCCGTGATGGATCGTCTGAAAATGCCGGAAGGCGAACCGATCGAGGCAGGCATCGTTTCGCGTTCGATCGAATCGGCCCAGCGCAAGGTCGAAGCGCGTAACTTCGACATCCGCAAGCAATTGCTGGAATACGATGACGTCGCCAACGACCAGCGTAAAGTCATCTACCAGCAGCGTAACGAACTGCTGGAAACGACCGACATTTCGGAAATGATCGGCTCGCTGCGCCATGGCGTGTTCACCGACCTGGTGCATGAGTACGTGCCGCACGAATCGGTGGAAGAGCAGTGGGATATCAAGGGCCTGGAAAATACCCTGTCCAGCGAATGGCAGCTCGACTTGCCGTTGCAACAAATGCTGGAAGCCGATTCGACCCTGACGGACGAAGAGATCCTGGAAAAAGTGCTGGTCGCGGCCGATGCCGTGTACCAGTCGAAGATCGATATCGTCGGCAAGGAATCGTTTGGCGGCTTTGAGCGCAATGTCATGCTGCAAAGCGTCGACAGCCACTGGCGTGAACACTTGGCGGCGCTCGATCACCTGCGCCAGGGTATACACCTGCGCGGTTATGCGCAGAAGAACCCGAAACAGGAATACAAGCGCGAAGCGTTTGAACTGTTTGGCCAGATGCTCGACATGATCAAGAACGACGTCACGAAACACGTGATGACGGTGCGTATTCAGTCGCGCGAAGAAGTCGATGCGGCCGAACAGGCGATGCAGCAGTCGCACGTGGAAAACGTGCACTACCAGCATGCCGAGTTCGATCCGAACGCGGCGCCGGAAGAACTGCTGGCGCCTGCGGCAGGCGGCAACACGGACAATGTCGACGACATGAGCGTGAGCATGGGCGTCAAAGTGGGCCGCAACGACCCATGCCCTTGCGGCAGTGGCAAGAAGTACAAGGCTTGCCACGGCAAGCTGGCCTAA
- a CDS encoding alpha/beta hydrolase, whose translation MQHSDAGLSCLLRLLRLLRLFCLFCLLAWLTACTVQDGVAYRLDGDSAELASEAPPGAVAQPSTIGPSGSAWSGMGGLLGNLGNLVGSTGSGGTLASGNETAPAGAMHVTVYYATDRQYQARSHNYGWQPNRAAPYLSYGSVVVSIPEKRAPGELPLPPWYAILSSDNAQKYVLIKAASRLSRADFLATVKARIQAAPERQAAFIYIHGYSNSFDDAARRTAQMAVDLDIGALPVFYSWPSKGTLAGYEYDQNSAEWTQAHLQAFLADFAEHSSATDIYLIAHSMGNRPMTVALANLLEKRPDLLPLFKQVVLAAPDINADIFRDQIAPRFASLKLPTTLYASANDKAIRASYTFADWDRIGDIRGPVVGIPGMELVDASTVIMNFMGHDYFASNRVLLTDIATMIKTGQRARNRGGLKGIPSQAPQYWAFP comes from the coding sequence ATGCAGCACAGCGATGCGGGTCTGTCATGCCTGTTGCGTCTGTTGCGTCTGTTACGCCTGTTTTGCCTGTTTTGCCTGCTGGCATGGTTGACGGCCTGTACGGTGCAGGATGGCGTGGCGTACCGTCTGGACGGCGATTCTGCCGAACTGGCATCTGAAGCGCCGCCTGGCGCGGTAGCGCAGCCATCGACGATCGGGCCGTCGGGCAGTGCATGGTCGGGCATGGGCGGCTTGCTGGGTAACCTCGGCAATCTGGTCGGCAGCACCGGCAGTGGCGGCACGCTGGCGTCCGGCAACGAGACTGCGCCAGCCGGCGCCATGCACGTCACCGTGTATTACGCCACCGACAGGCAATACCAGGCCCGCAGCCACAATTATGGCTGGCAGCCCAACCGTGCGGCGCCCTACCTCAGCTATGGCAGCGTCGTGGTGAGCATTCCTGAAAAAAGAGCGCCGGGCGAACTGCCGTTGCCGCCCTGGTACGCTATCCTTTCCAGCGATAATGCGCAAAAATATGTGCTGATCAAGGCAGCCTCGCGCCTGTCGCGCGCGGATTTTCTCGCCACCGTCAAGGCCAGGATACAGGCTGCCCCGGAACGGCAGGCCGCCTTCATCTACATCCATGGCTACAGCAACTCCTTTGACGACGCCGCCCGGCGCACGGCGCAGATGGCGGTCGACCTCGATATCGGCGCCCTGCCCGTGTTCTACAGCTGGCCGTCGAAAGGCACCTTGGCCGGCTATGAATACGACCAGAATTCGGCCGAATGGACGCAGGCGCACCTGCAGGCCTTCCTGGCCGACTTCGCGGAACATTCTTCCGCCACGGATATCTACCTGATCGCCCACAGCATGGGCAACCGCCCGATGACCGTGGCCCTTGCCAACCTGCTGGAAAAACGCCCCGACCTGCTGCCCCTGTTCAAGCAGGTGGTGCTGGCGGCACCGGACATCAATGCCGATATCTTCCGCGACCAGATCGCCCCCCGTTTTGCCAGCCTCAAGCTCCCCACCACCCTGTACGCTTCCGCGAACGACAAGGCCATCCGCGCTTCCTACACCTTTGCCGACTGGGACAGGATAGGCGACATCCGCGGCCCCGTCGTCGGCATCCCCGGCATGGAACTCGTCGATGCCTCGACCGTCATCATGAACTTCATGGGACACGATTACTTCGCCAGCAACCGCGTCTTGCTGACCGATATCGCCACCATGATCAAGACGGGGCAACGGGCAAGGAACCGTGGCGGATTGAAAGGCATTCCATCGCAGGCACCGCAATACTGGGCATTTCCCTGA
- the argJ gene encoding bifunctional glutamate N-acetyltransferase/amino-acid acetyltransferase ArgJ: MAVNSPKPVAADLKAVAGIEIGVAEAGIKKPNRKDLLVLKLAPTATVAGVFTLNRFCAAPVQIAKANLAAVTAGAAPIRALLVNTGNANAGTGESGLADAQASCAALAELLGCTPQQILPFSTGVILEPLPVQRLVAGLPQAVAALTSDNWFSAAEAIMTTDTQPKAGSRSVTIGGHAVTLTGISKGAGMIKPNMATMLGFLAFDATVAQPVLDQLVKQAADKSFNCITIDGDTSTNDSFMLVATGAGSLVIDSIDSPHYAQLAAAVTELSTFLAQAIVRDGEGATKFMTVTVEDGRNVEECRKIAYSIAHSPLVKTAFFASDPNLGRILAAIGYAGVDDLDVGQLNLYLDDVWVAKNGGRNPDYQEQDGQRVMQQSEITIRVKLARGDATATLWTCDLSHDYVSINADYRS, translated from the coding sequence ATGGCCGTCAATTCTCCCAAGCCCGTCGCCGCCGACTTGAAAGCCGTCGCCGGCATTGAAATCGGTGTTGCCGAAGCCGGCATCAAGAAACCCAACCGCAAGGATTTGCTGGTATTGAAACTGGCGCCGACGGCCACCGTGGCCGGCGTATTCACCTTGAACCGCTTCTGCGCCGCGCCCGTGCAAATTGCGAAAGCCAACCTGGCCGCCGTGACGGCCGGCGCCGCGCCGATCCGCGCGCTGCTGGTCAACACGGGCAACGCGAATGCGGGCACGGGCGAATCGGGCCTGGCCGACGCACAGGCCAGCTGCGCCGCACTGGCCGAGCTGCTGGGCTGCACGCCGCAGCAAATTTTACCGTTTTCCACCGGCGTGATCCTCGAACCCTTGCCCGTGCAGCGCCTGGTGGCCGGCTTACCGCAAGCCGTGGCCGCGCTCACTTCTGACAACTGGTTCTCGGCCGCCGAAGCCATCATGACCACCGACACGCAGCCGAAAGCCGGCTCGCGCAGCGTCACCATCGGTGGCCACGCGGTGACCCTGACGGGCATCAGCAAGGGCGCCGGCATGATCAAGCCGAACATGGCCACCATGCTCGGTTTCCTCGCGTTTGACGCCACCGTGGCGCAACCGGTGCTGGACCAGCTGGTGAAGCAGGCGGCCGACAAATCGTTCAACTGCATCACCATCGACGGCGACACGTCCACCAATGACTCGTTCATGCTGGTAGCCACGGGCGCCGGCAGCCTGGTCATCGATTCCATCGACTCGCCGCACTATGCGCAACTGGCCGCTGCCGTCACCGAACTGTCGACCTTCCTCGCGCAAGCCATCGTGCGCGACGGCGAAGGCGCCACCAAGTTCATGACCGTGACCGTGGAAGACGGCCGCAACGTGGAAGAGTGCCGCAAGATCGCCTATTCCATCGCCCATTCGCCGCTGGTGAAAACGGCCTTCTTCGCCTCCGACCCGAACCTGGGCCGCATCCTGGCCGCCATCGGCTACGCGGGCGTGGACGACCTGGACGTGGGGCAATTGAATTTGTACCTTGACGACGTGTGGGTGGCCAAGAATGGCGGCCGCAATCCGGACTACCAGGAACAGGATGGCCAGCGCGTGATGCAGCAAAGCGAAATTACCATCCGCGTGAAACTGGCGCGCGGCGACGCCACGGCGACCTTGTGGACGTGCGACCTGTCGCATGACTACGTGTCGATCAACGCCGACTACCGCTCATGA
- a CDS encoding ATP-binding protein, translating to MTGLDQFLLRAESLLARVEAILPQATPAPDWTSFAFRWRRRQGAAAYLQAVAHVSNIALDDLHNIGTQKAQIEQNTRQFVGGRPANNVLLTGARGTGKSSLIKACLNQFAGQGLRLIEVDKADLADLPDIVDLVAARPERFIIFCDDLSFEEGESGYKALKVALDGSIAAQSDNVLIYATSNRRHLMPERMSDNTSYKTDDDGDLHPGETVEEKISLSERFGLWLSFYPFKQDDYLDIAAHWLASFGCTPEQIAQARGDALRWALQRGSRSGRVAWQFARDYAGKLPAGKLPQ from the coding sequence ATGACCGGTCTCGATCAATTCCTGCTGCGCGCGGAAAGCTTGCTGGCGCGCGTGGAAGCGATCCTGCCGCAGGCGACGCCCGCGCCCGACTGGACCAGCTTTGCCTTCCGCTGGCGCCGGCGCCAGGGCGCTGCAGCTTATTTGCAGGCCGTGGCCCATGTGTCGAACATCGCGTTGGACGACTTGCACAATATCGGCACGCAAAAAGCGCAAATTGAACAGAACACGCGCCAGTTCGTCGGTGGCCGTCCGGCCAACAACGTGCTGCTGACGGGTGCGCGCGGCACGGGCAAGTCATCCCTGATCAAGGCATGCCTGAACCAGTTTGCCGGCCAGGGCCTGCGCCTGATCGAAGTCGACAAGGCGGACCTGGCCGACCTGCCCGACATCGTCGACCTGGTGGCGGCGCGCCCCGAGCGCTTCATCATCTTTTGCGACGACCTGTCGTTCGAAGAGGGCGAAAGCGGCTACAAGGCGCTGAAGGTGGCGCTCGATGGCAGCATCGCCGCGCAATCGGACAATGTGCTGATCTACGCCACCTCGAACCGCCGTCATCTGATGCCCGAACGCATGTCGGACAATACCAGCTACAAGACGGACGACGATGGCGATTTGCATCCGGGCGAGACGGTGGAAGAAAAAATTTCGCTGTCCGAGCGCTTCGGCCTGTGGCTGTCGTTCTACCCGTTCAAGCAGGATGATTACCTCGATATCGCCGCCCACTGGCTCGCTTCCTTCGGCTGCACGCCGGAGCAGATCGCGCAAGCGCGCGGCGATGCCTTGCGCTGGGCCTTGCAGCGCGGTTCGCGTTCGGGCCGTGTCGCTTGGCAATTCGCGCGTGATTATGCTGGGAAACTACCTGCAGGAAAGTTGCCGCAATGA
- a CDS encoding NUDIX domain-containing protein encodes MSEVKVTPVDVAVGILMKPNGDVLLGQRPAGKPYDGYWEFPGGKVEPGEAIFDALKREFVEELGLYIDSAEAWCGVEYVYPHAHVRLHFYISREWRGEPQSLEGQAFAWQGTVGVEPLLPATIPLLEWLDEVRRESLAPA; translated from the coding sequence ATGAGCGAAGTGAAAGTGACACCGGTGGACGTCGCCGTCGGCATCCTGATGAAGCCGAATGGCGACGTGCTGCTGGGCCAGCGTCCGGCCGGCAAGCCGTATGATGGCTATTGGGAATTCCCGGGCGGCAAGGTCGAGCCGGGCGAAGCCATTTTTGACGCCTTGAAACGCGAATTTGTCGAGGAACTGGGTTTATATATCGACAGTGCGGAGGCCTGGTGCGGCGTCGAATATGTGTATCCGCACGCCCATGTGCGCCTGCATTTCTATATCAGCCGCGAATGGCGCGGCGAGCCGCAAAGCCTGGAAGGGCAGGCGTTCGCCTGGCAGGGTACGGTCGGCGTGGAACCTTTGCTGCCAGCCACCATTCCCCTGCTGGAATGGCTCGACGAGGTGCGCCGGGAATCCCTGGCGCCTGCCTGA
- a CDS encoding FitA-like ribbon-helix-helix domain-containing protein, whose amino-acid sequence MPLTLIFTDTDELLIAALHKRARAHGRSLEEEHRDILRSALRPLPKRPLDDILRSMPDVEHDADFQRCS is encoded by the coding sequence ATGCCGCTGACACTGATCTTTACCGATACCGATGAATTACTGATCGCCGCGCTGCACAAGCGTGCCCGCGCGCATGGGCGCAGCCTCGAAGAGGAGCACCGCGACATCCTGCGCAGCGCCTTGCGACCGCTGCCGAAGCGTCCGCTCGACGATATTCTGCGCAGCATGCCCGACGTGGAGCACGACGCGGATTTCCAGCGCTGCTCCTGA
- a CDS encoding type II toxin-antitoxin system VapC family toxin codes for MPMPGYLLDTDVIVAARKGGAAPAGVLAFFERVAPDARYVPVQVIAQLCAGIQRSWRREAALEALALEGWLEAVLAEYAPRLLEFDLDCALVCARLHGHGHAHGVDGQIAAMGIAYGLTVVSGRLDSFVTQGLRLENPFS; via the coding sequence ATGCCGATGCCTGGCTATCTGCTCGATACGGATGTGATCGTTGCGGCGCGCAAGGGCGGCGCTGCACCGGCAGGTGTGCTCGCATTTTTCGAACGGGTAGCACCTGACGCGCGCTATGTGCCGGTACAGGTGATCGCGCAGTTGTGTGCGGGCATACAGCGCAGCTGGCGGCGCGAAGCGGCGCTGGAAGCACTGGCGCTGGAAGGCTGGCTGGAAGCCGTGCTGGCAGAGTATGCGCCGCGGCTGCTGGAATTCGACCTCGATTGCGCGCTCGTGTGCGCGCGCCTGCATGGCCACGGCCATGCGCACGGCGTCGATGGACAGATCGCGGCGATGGGTATCGCCTATGGTTTGACGGTGGTCAGCGGCAGGCTTGACAGTTTCGTGACGCAGGGACTGCGGCTGGAAAATCCGTTTAGTTGA
- the yacG gene encoding DNA gyrase inhibitor YacG, which translates to MMTVVNCPTCAAKVEWTEANKFRPFCSERCKQIDLGAWAEEKYTIPAADPFEDPLADEDNKPQ; encoded by the coding sequence ATCATGACCGTCGTTAACTGCCCTACCTGTGCCGCCAAAGTCGAATGGACTGAAGCCAACAAATTCCGCCCCTTCTGCTCGGAACGCTGCAAACAGATCGACCTGGGTGCCTGGGCCGAGGAAAAATACACGATCCCCGCCGCCGATCCGTTCGAAGATCCGCTCGCGGACGAAGACAACAAACCGCAGTAA
- the zapD gene encoding cell division protein ZapD has product MIVYEYPFNERIRTLLRLEDLYDKFKFFIQQEHAMQHHVALATIFDMLEVAGRADLKSDLLQELERQRQSLLGYRSNPNVEPETLDAILGELDSVSGALVAAQGKTGQNIRDNEWLMSIRGRTIIPGGACEFDLPSYFAWQKRSSEQRLTDIQAWFAPLAPLFDALALVLRLLRDSGGPVKLIANGGSYQQMLQGKVYQMLRLSLDENIGAIPEISANKYMLWVRFTTQGGDLKPKPLEVDVPFELTLCNF; this is encoded by the coding sequence TTGATTGTCTACGAATACCCTTTCAACGAACGCATACGTACCTTGTTGCGTCTGGAAGACCTGTACGACAAATTCAAGTTCTTCATCCAGCAAGAGCATGCAATGCAGCACCATGTTGCCTTGGCAACTATTTTCGACATGCTCGAAGTGGCCGGCCGCGCCGACCTGAAGTCCGACCTGCTGCAGGAACTCGAGCGCCAGCGCCAAAGCCTGCTGGGCTACCGCAGCAATCCGAATGTGGAGCCGGAAACCCTGGACGCCATCCTCGGTGAACTCGACAGTGTCAGCGGCGCCCTGGTGGCGGCGCAAGGCAAGACGGGGCAGAATATCCGCGACAATGAATGGCTGATGAGTATTCGCGGCCGCACCATCATCCCGGGCGGCGCCTGCGAATTCGACTTGCCTTCCTACTTTGCCTGGCAAAAACGCAGCTCCGAGCAGCGCCTGACCGATATCCAAGCCTGGTTCGCCCCGCTGGCGCCCTTGTTCGATGCGCTGGCCCTGGTCTTGCGCCTGCTGCGCGATTCCGGCGGACCCGTTAAACTGATCGCCAATGGCGGCAGCTACCAGCAAATGCTGCAAGGCAAGGTGTATCAGATGCTGCGCCTGAGCCTGGATGAAAATATCGGCGCCATCCCGGAAATTTCCGCCAACAAATATATGCTGTGGGTACGCTTCACTACCCAGGGTGGCGACTTGAAACCCAAGCCGCTGGAAGTCGATGTTCCATTCGAGCTCACGCTCTGTAATTTTTAA